A single genomic interval of Streptomyces sp. NBC_00663 harbors:
- a CDS encoding helix-turn-helix domain-containing protein, producing MGDHKEQPLRVGAAVRRRRRALELTLAVVAERSGLSVPFLSQIENERARPSRSSLEKVADALRTTAVELLAAADPACSVDVVRADCVEAESQPRVRSLVRGHHQMHAQEFTGDHDARREFQYRNDQLMYVADGAVEIEAEGRAYRLGRGDTLYLTGGVRHRWRATVSDTRVVVVAVAEHIEAVQDRPRP from the coding sequence ATGGGCGACCACAAAGAACAGCCCCTACGGGTGGGCGCGGCCGTACGGCGGCGGCGTCGCGCGCTGGAACTCACCCTCGCCGTCGTGGCCGAACGCAGCGGCCTGTCGGTCCCCTTCCTGAGCCAGATCGAGAACGAACGGGCGCGCCCCAGCCGCAGCTCCCTGGAGAAGGTCGCCGACGCTCTGCGCACCACCGCCGTCGAACTCCTCGCCGCCGCCGACCCGGCGTGCAGTGTCGATGTCGTGCGCGCCGACTGCGTGGAGGCCGAATCCCAGCCCCGGGTGCGTTCCCTGGTGCGGGGTCACCATCAGATGCACGCCCAGGAGTTCACCGGCGACCATGACGCACGGCGTGAATTCCAGTACCGCAACGACCAGTTGATGTACGTCGCCGACGGCGCCGTGGAGATCGAGGCCGAGGGCCGGGCCTACCGGCTCGGCCGGGGCGACACCCTCTACCTCACCGGCGGGGTGCGGCACCGGTGGCGGGCGACCGTGTCCGACACCCGGGTGGTCGTCGTCGCGGTGGCCGAACACATCGAGGCGGTCCAGGACCGGCCACGTCCGTGA
- a CDS encoding helical backbone metal receptor codes for MRVVSLVPSLTEAVAEPVPGALAGATDWCTHPAGLDVTRIGGTKNPKLDRILALAPDLVIANEEENRAPDLAALRAAGVEVLVTEVRDVAQAFRELARVLTACGARGRPRWLDEAEEAWSGEPPAVRRTAVVPIWRRPWMVLGRDTFAGDVLARLGVDHVYATHPDRYPRIPLDALRATRPDLVVLPDEPYRFTADDGPEAFEGIPAALVSGRHLTWYGPSLREAPRVLAAALRAAHP; via the coding sequence GTGAGGGTCGTGTCCCTGGTCCCGTCCCTCACGGAGGCGGTGGCCGAGCCCGTCCCCGGCGCGCTGGCCGGCGCCACCGACTGGTGCACGCACCCGGCGGGCCTGGACGTGACGCGGATCGGCGGCACGAAGAACCCGAAGCTCGACCGCATCCTCGCCCTCGCCCCCGACCTGGTGATCGCCAACGAGGAGGAGAACCGCGCCCCCGACCTGGCGGCCCTGCGCGCGGCGGGCGTCGAGGTCCTGGTGACCGAGGTGCGGGATGTGGCGCAGGCCTTCCGGGAGCTGGCACGCGTGCTGACGGCGTGCGGGGCGCGGGGACGGCCGCGCTGGCTGGACGAGGCGGAGGAGGCCTGGTCGGGAGAGCCGCCGGCGGTTCGCAGGACGGCGGTGGTGCCGATCTGGCGCCGCCCCTGGATGGTGCTGGGCCGGGACACGTTCGCGGGCGACGTGCTGGCCCGCCTGGGCGTGGACCATGTGTACGCCACGCACCCCGACCGCTATCCCCGCATCCCTCTCGACGCGCTGCGGGCGACGCGACCGGACCTCGTGGTCCTCCCGGACGAGCCGTATCGCTTCACGGCGGACGACGGCCCGGAGGCGTTCGAGGGAATCCCGGCCGCGCTGGTCAGCGGCCGTCACCTCACCTGGTACGGCCCCTCCCTCAGGGAAGCGCCACGGGTGCTGGCCGCGGCCCTGCGAGCAGCTCACCCCTGA
- a CDS encoding TDT family transporter, whose product MVTAAQPLLPTRATARPPRATAVRHLGPNWYATVMGTAVVATAGSALPVSVPGLRTALTGVWAFSLVLLLALLGARALHWTHHRDQARAHLLDPAMAPFYGCLAMAQLAVGGGALTVGVDWIGTRAAVALDAVLFTAGTAVGLAAAVAVPYLMAVRHRVEPGQATPVWLLPLVAPMVSAALGPLLVHRLPAGQARETLLLACVALFGVSLLATLLMLPLVFGRLITGGPLPLALTPTLFLVLGPLGQSTTAVNQFADVAPGVVPAPYSGGFSVLAVLYGVPVMGFALLWFALAVAHVVRARRAGMGFAMTWWAFTFPVGTCVTGAEGLARHTGLVVFDGLAIGLYVVLVAAWGVAALHTVRGLLRGELLAGPRPAPVALP is encoded by the coding sequence ATGGTCACCGCAGCCCAGCCGCTCCTCCCCACGCGTGCCACCGCACGTCCCCCGCGCGCCACAGCCGTCCGTCACCTCGGACCGAACTGGTACGCCACCGTCATGGGCACCGCCGTCGTCGCCACCGCCGGATCGGCGCTGCCGGTCTCCGTGCCCGGTCTGCGCACCGCCCTCACCGGCGTCTGGGCGTTCTCCCTCGTCCTGCTCCTGGCCCTCCTCGGCGCCCGCGCCCTGCACTGGACCCACCACCGCGACCAGGCCCGCGCCCATCTCCTCGACCCGGCGATGGCCCCCTTCTACGGCTGCCTGGCCATGGCTCAGCTCGCCGTCGGCGGCGGTGCCCTCACCGTCGGCGTCGACTGGATCGGCACGCGGGCGGCGGTGGCGCTGGACGCCGTGCTGTTCACCGCCGGAACGGCCGTCGGGCTCGCGGCCGCCGTCGCCGTCCCCTACCTGATGGCCGTGCGCCATCGCGTCGAGCCGGGACAGGCGACCCCCGTGTGGCTGCTGCCCCTCGTCGCGCCCATGGTGTCCGCGGCGCTCGGGCCGCTCCTGGTGCACCGTCTCCCGGCCGGTCAGGCGCGGGAGACCCTGCTGCTCGCCTGCGTCGCCCTGTTCGGGGTCTCGTTGCTGGCGACGCTGCTCATGCTGCCCCTCGTCTTCGGCCGGCTGATCACGGGCGGGCCGCTGCCGCTCGCCCTCACCCCGACCCTGTTCCTCGTCCTGGGCCCGCTCGGGCAGTCCACCACCGCGGTCAACCAGTTCGCGGACGTCGCCCCCGGTGTCGTACCGGCCCCGTACAGCGGCGGCTTCTCGGTTCTCGCCGTGCTCTACGGCGTCCCCGTCATGGGGTTCGCCCTGCTCTGGTTCGCGCTCGCCGTCGCGCACGTCGTGCGGGCCCGCCGGGCGGGGATGGGGTTCGCGATGACCTGGTGGGCGTTCACGTTCCCGGTCGGGACCTGTGTCACCGGGGCGGAGGGGCTGGCCCGCCACACCGGGCTGGTCGTCTTCGACGGGCTGGCGATCGGGCTGTACGTCGTCCTCGTCGCCGCCTGGGGTGTCGCCGCGCTGCACACCGTACGGGGGCTCCTCAGGGGTGAGCTGCTCGCAGGGCCGCGGCCAGCACCCGTGGCGCTTCCCTGA